One window from the genome of Diospyros lotus cultivar Yz01 chromosome 11, ASM1463336v1, whole genome shotgun sequence encodes:
- the LOC127813594 gene encoding methionine gamma-lyase: MAETGVRDVNVLSAKKRGGSDDFEREDYVAAKKVLATMPPSWEDPQAALANSRHEFGEHGGVNMSIEASATFTVMESETMRRMFTGELGPDRDFFIYSRHFNPTVLNLGRQMAALEGTEAAYCTSSGMSAISAVLLQLCSSGGHIVASRTLYGGTHALLSHFFPRACNITTSFVDLKDLDMVEAAIVEGKTKVLYFEAMSNPTLAVANVPELCRIAHEKGATVVVDNTFSPMVMSPARLGADVVVHSISKFISGGADIIAGAVCGPASLVNSMMDLHQGALLLLGPTMNPKVAFELSERIPHLGLRMKEHCHRALTFATRMNKMGLKVIYPGLDTHPDHAVLKSLANKDYGYGGLLCLDMETEERANRLMNHLQNFAQFGFMAVSLGYHETLMSCSGSSTSSEMNAEEKALAGISPGLIRMSVGYSGTLEQRWSQFEKALARIQDSSLFPKA, translated from the exons ATGGCTGAAACGGGCGTTCGCGATGTGAATGTTTTGTCGGCGAAGAAGCGAGGAGGTTCGGACGATTTCGAAAGGGAAGATTACGTCGCCGCCAAGAAGGTCTTGGCGACGATGCCGCCGTCGTGGGAGGATCCCCAGGCGGCGCTGGCCAATTCCCGCCACGAGTTTGGCGAGCACGGCGGCGTGAACATGTCGATCGAGGCCTCCGCCACATTCACCGTCATGGAGTCGGAGACCATGCGCCGGATGTTCACCGGCGAATTGGGCCCCGACCGTGACTTCTTCATCTACAGCCGCCACTTCAACCCGACGGTGCTCAACCTCGGCCGCCAGATGGCCGCTCTGGAGGGCACCGAGGCCGCCTACTGCACCTCCAGCGGCATGTCCGCCATCTCCGCCGTCCTGCTCCAACTCTGCAGCAGCGGCGGCCACATCGTGGCGTCGCGGACGCTCTACGGCGGCACGCACGCCTTGCTCAGCCATTTCTTCCCTCGCGCGTGCAACATAACGACGTCGTTCGTGGACCTGAAGGATCTGGATATGGTGGAGGCGGCGATCGTGGAGGGGAAGACCAAGGTGCTGTATTTTGAGGCGATGTCAAATCCAACTCTGGCGGTGGCGAACGTGCCGGAGCTCTGCCGGATCGCGCATGAGAAGGGGGCGACAGTGGTGGTGGACAACACGTTTTCGCCGATGGTGATGTCGCCGGCGAGGCTGGGCGCAGACGTGGTCGTTCACAGCATCTCCAAGTTCATCAGCGGCGGGGCCGACATCATTGCTG GTGCTGTTTGTGGGCCGGCAAGCCTTGTGAACTCGATGATGGACCTGCACCAAGGGGCGCTGCTGCTGCTTGGCCCAACAATGAACCCCAAGGTGGCCTTTGAACTGTCGGAGAGAATTCCCCACCTGGGCCTCCGGATGAAGGAGCATTGCCACCGGGCCTTGACCTTCGCCACCCGGATGAACAAGATGGGCCTCAAGGTCATCTACCCGGGCCTCGACACCCACCCCGACCACGCCGTCTTGAAGTCCTTGGCCAACAAAGACTACGGCTACGGCGGCCTGCTCTGCCTGGACATGGAGACCGAGGAGCGGGCCAACCGGCTCATGAACCACCTCCAGAACTTCGCCCAGTTCGGGTTTATGGCGGTTAGCCTGGGCTACCACGAGACCCTCATGTCGTGCTCCGGCAGCAGCACCAGCAGTGAAATGAACGCCGAGGAGAAGGCGCTTGCCGGCATTTCACCGGGCCTGATAAGGATGTCAGTTGGGTACAGTGGGACTCTGGAGCAGAGATGGAGCCAGTTTGAGAAGGCCCTCGCCAGAATCCAGGACTCCAGTTTGTTCCCAAAGGCTTGA
- the LOC127813043 gene encoding mediator of RNA polymerase II transcription subunit 10b-like has product MNPLQNTAAVAAAAAAAAGGGGSGGNGIVIPQNSDTSTVTEIGTAAEDDPKQNLNQVINSIQKTLGLIHQLYLTVSSFNVASQLPLLQRLNSLVSELDNMTKLAEKCNIQVPMQVLNLIDDGKNPDEYTKDVLNDCIAKNQITKGKTDAFKGLRRNLLEELEQAFPDEVESYREIRAASAAELKRLAQAQSILPNGDVKVKPEL; this is encoded by the exons ATGAATCCTCTGCAGAACACGGCTGCGGttgcggcggcggcggcagcggCAGCTGGTGGCGGCGGGAGTGGCGGTAACGGGATAGTTATTCCTCAAAACAGTGATACCTCCACCGTCACCGAAATCGGCACCGCGGCCGAAGACGATCCGAAGCAAAACCTGAACCAAGTGATCAACTCCATACAGAAAACGCTTGGATTAATCCACCAGCTCTACCTCACCGTCTCTTCCTTCAATGTCGCCTCCCAACTTCCCCTCCTCCAGCGCTT AAATTCACTTGTGTCTGAGCTGGACAACATGACTAAATTGGCGGAGAAATGCAACATCCAGGTGCCGATGCAGGTCCTCAA TTTAATTGATGATGGGAAGAATCCCGATGAATACACTAAGGATGTATTGAATGACTGTATTGCCAAAAACCAGATCACCAAAGGCAAAACCGATGCCTTCAAG GGTCTACGGAGGAATCTTCTTGAGGAACTTGAACAGGCATTTCCAGATGAAGTAGAGTCCTACAGGGAGATAAGAGCTGCTTCCGCAGCT GAACTGAAGCGGCTTGCACAAGCACAGAGCATCTTACCCAATGGAGATGTGAAAGTCAAACCCGAGCTTTGA